One genomic window of Halolamina sediminis includes the following:
- a CDS encoding SDR family NAD(P)-dependent oxidoreductase, with translation MTDAAIVTGAASGIGRATVDLFRERYDLVAGIDVDDAIAEVAAEFDDVRGYVADVRDHERVHEIVDDVEADADVVAVVNNAAISRDVWIGDLGPDEWDEVLDVNLTGQYNLVHAAAPRMYERERGAVVNVSSGAGKQGSASGGVHYSASKAGVFGLTKGLAKQLAPHVRVNCVVPGLMDTPLTTDSGLWTDAGIREFTEELPLARLGEPGEAAALIDFLCSTRASYMTGAVVDVDGGAGLV, from the coding sequence ATGACCGACGCAGCGATCGTGACCGGTGCGGCCAGTGGGATCGGGCGCGCGACCGTCGACCTGTTCCGGGAGCGCTACGACCTCGTCGCGGGGATCGACGTCGACGACGCGATCGCGGAGGTCGCCGCCGAGTTCGACGACGTCCGGGGGTACGTCGCCGACGTGCGCGACCACGAGCGCGTCCACGAGATCGTCGACGACGTGGAGGCCGACGCCGACGTGGTCGCGGTCGTCAACAACGCCGCGATCTCCCGGGACGTGTGGATCGGCGACCTCGGGCCCGATGAGTGGGACGAGGTGCTGGACGTGAACCTCACTGGACAGTACAACCTCGTCCACGCCGCCGCACCACGGATGTACGAGCGCGAGCGCGGCGCCGTCGTCAACGTCTCCTCGGGCGCCGGCAAGCAGGGCTCTGCCAGCGGCGGCGTCCACTACTCGGCGTCGAAAGCGGGCGTGTTCGGGCTCACGAAGGGGCTGGCCAAACAGCTCGCCCCCCACGTCCGGGTGAACTGTGTCGTCCCGGGGCTGATGGACACGCCGCTGACGACCGACTCGGGGCTCTGGACGGACGCGGGCATCCGGGAGTTCACCGAGGAACTGCCGCTTGCCCGGCTCGGGGAGCCGGGGGAGGCAGCCGCCCTGATCGACTTCCTCTGTTCTACGCGGGCGAGCTACATGACCGGCGCCGTCGTCGACGTCGACGGCGGCGCCGGGCTGGTCTGA
- the gfo6 gene encoding D-xylose 1-dehydrogenase Gfo6, whose product MDLQTLVDAASTRDWDTDPEGTVSIAVVGLGNYARNVSVPAIEAGDYAEVGAVVSGDSEKAERVADEHDAVPLSYEEYAEGEAVDAYDAVYVATPNRIHLDQIRTAADHGKHVICEKPLEATTERATAAVDACEDAGVTLMTAYRMQADPVIRALGSFVSRGGIGEPTKAMGEFTFPVLAGSKGPEQWRLDAELAGGGALMDVGVYPLNTMRFLLGADPGSVEAMARASEPFGDRPDDPDSPRFADEHVHVLASFPEGVVGEFTASFSGEADSWLELVGSDGRVRVENAFVPGGDRTVRLNTAEGDVELSGVGADETREEFDYFAHCVLTGTPPEPDGHDGLTDVAIMGAIYEAAESGERVTLTRR is encoded by the coding sequence ATGGACCTGCAGACACTCGTCGACGCGGCTTCGACGCGCGACTGGGACACCGACCCCGAGGGAACGGTTTCGATCGCCGTCGTCGGGCTGGGGAACTATGCCCGGAACGTCTCGGTTCCGGCGATCGAGGCGGGCGACTACGCCGAGGTCGGCGCCGTCGTCTCCGGCGACTCCGAGAAGGCCGAGCGCGTCGCCGACGAGCACGACGCCGTCCCGCTGAGCTACGAGGAGTACGCCGAGGGCGAGGCCGTCGACGCCTACGACGCCGTCTACGTCGCGACGCCGAACCGCATCCACCTCGACCAGATCCGCACCGCGGCGGACCACGGGAAACACGTGATCTGTGAGAAGCCGCTGGAGGCGACGACCGAACGCGCAACGGCGGCCGTCGACGCCTGTGAGGACGCCGGCGTGACGCTGATGACCGCCTACCGGATGCAGGCCGACCCCGTGATCCGCGCGCTCGGTTCGTTCGTCTCGCGGGGCGGCATCGGCGAGCCGACGAAGGCGATGGGCGAGTTCACGTTCCCCGTCCTCGCCGGGTCGAAGGGGCCCGAGCAGTGGCGCCTCGACGCCGAACTCGCGGGCGGCGGCGCGCTGATGGACGTTGGCGTCTACCCGCTCAACACGATGCGGTTCCTGCTCGGCGCGGATCCGGGGTCGGTCGAGGCGATGGCCCGCGCGAGCGAGCCGTTCGGTGACCGCCCGGACGACCCCGACAGCCCGCGCTTCGCCGACGAGCACGTCCACGTCCTCGCGTCGTTCCCCGAGGGCGTCGTCGGCGAGTTCACCGCGAGTTTCAGCGGCGAGGCGGACTCGTGGCTGGAGCTAGTCGGTAGCGACGGCCGGGTCCGGGTCGAGAACGCGTTCGTCCCCGGCGGCGATCGGACCGTCCGGCTGAACACCGCCGAGGGCGACGTGGAGCTCTCCGGCGTCGGCGCCGACGAGACCCGCGAGGAGTTCGACTACTTCGCCCACTGCGTGCTGACGGGGACGCCGCCCGAACCCGACGGTCACGACGGGCTCACGGACGTCGCGATCATGGGTGCGATCTACGAGGCCGCCGAGTCGGGCGAGCGGGTGACGCTTACCCGGCGCTGA
- a CDS encoding amidohydrolase family protein: MQYVSTDGVYHPDGETVDGSVVCIEDGEVAAVRDSPPTDAEALYDGPGYALPGFVDAHSHGPIRPGEGDQLGQMRADPAVQAVRAANNLRRDLRAGTTTMRTMGCEHRLDLRLRASERTGELDAPRLLPCGGHLTPTNGHGHALTATDGPEACRQRVRELLAAGAHHVKYFATGGVSSGAGSLDRAPYSDAEAEAIVSEAHRQGVHVATHAHGGAGARQAIEAGVDTVEHAAAFDAELVDLLAGSDAHAVGTFSILHDPSGIVGGDADDADVMARVEEARASERESWERLLDADIAVAVGTDSMHGNLADEAAHLVDYGASAETAVRAITSEAARAARAARAGTLDPGNRGDVVVVPEHPAENVATLAEPVAVVKNGERVV, from the coding sequence ATGCAGTACGTTAGCACTGACGGTGTGTATCACCCCGACGGGGAGACCGTTGACGGGAGCGTCGTCTGTATCGAGGACGGCGAGGTCGCCGCAGTCCGGGACAGTCCCCCGACCGACGCCGAGGCGCTGTACGACGGCCCGGGGTACGCGCTGCCCGGGTTCGTCGATGCCCACTCCCACGGCCCGATCCGCCCGGGCGAGGGCGACCAGTTGGGACAGATGCGCGCCGATCCCGCAGTGCAGGCGGTCAGGGCCGCGAACAACCTCCGTCGTGACCTCCGGGCCGGGACGACGACGATGCGAACCATGGGCTGTGAACATCGCCTCGACCTCCGGCTCCGGGCGTCCGAGCGCACCGGCGAACTCGACGCGCCGCGGCTGCTCCCCTGTGGCGGCCACCTGACGCCGACGAACGGACATGGCCACGCGCTGACCGCGACCGACGGCCCCGAGGCGTGCCGGCAGCGGGTCCGGGAGCTGCTCGCCGCCGGCGCCCACCACGTGAAGTACTTCGCGACCGGCGGGGTCTCCTCCGGCGCTGGGAGCCTCGACCGTGCGCCGTACTCCGACGCCGAAGCCGAGGCTATCGTGAGCGAAGCCCACCGACAGGGCGTCCACGTCGCGACCCACGCCCACGGCGGCGCCGGCGCGCGGCAGGCGATCGAGGCCGGCGTCGACACCGTCGAGCACGCCGCCGCGTTCGACGCCGAGCTGGTCGACCTGCTCGCCGGGAGCGACGCCCACGCCGTCGGGACGTTCAGCATCCTCCACGACCCGTCGGGCATCGTCGGCGGCGACGCGGACGACGCGGACGTGATGGCCCGGGTCGAGGAGGCCCGCGCCAGCGAGCGGGAGAGCTGGGAACGCCTCCTCGACGCCGACATCGCTGTCGCTGTCGGCACCGACAGCATGCACGGGAACCTCGCGGACGAGGCCGCCCATCTCGTCGACTACGGCGCCAGCGCCGAGACGGCGGTGCGCGCGATCACGAGCGAGGCCGCCCGCGCTGCCCGCGCCGCGCGGGCAGGGACGCTCGACCCCGGCAACCGGGGGGACGTGGTGGTCGTCCCGGAGCATCCCGCCGAGAACGTCGCGACGCTCGCCGAGCCGGTGGCGGTGGTCAAAAACGGGGAACGCGTGGTCTGA
- a CDS encoding zinc-binding dehydrogenase yields MRTAHITQYGSPEDALSVVETETPEPGPNEVRIAVEAVALNHLDVFARKGHPEDDGEFPKRTGSDMAGVVDAVGKDADESWVGESVVVYPGVTCGECEYCLNGEHTMCHAYEIIGEDRPGGLAEYAVVPEWCLEPKPDSLDFVTAAAMPVTFTTAWRMVVTAGELRPAETALILGASGGVGNAALQIAERLGATTYAATSTDEKAAVVGELADEVIDYTDVAFEEAVMELTDARGVDLVADHVGQATWQQSIDSLAMGGRMVICGATSGPDPDIDIRSVYQHHRQIRGAPMGNRQDFRDVLPLVADGELEPRIDRVLPLDGVAEGHAAIEERDVIGKVVIRP; encoded by the coding sequence ATGCGAACTGCACACATAACTCAGTACGGCTCGCCCGAAGACGCGCTCTCGGTCGTCGAGACCGAGACGCCAGAGCCCGGCCCGAACGAGGTCCGGATCGCCGTCGAAGCAGTCGCGCTGAACCACCTCGACGTGTTCGCCCGGAAGGGCCACCCCGAGGACGACGGCGAGTTCCCCAAGCGGACGGGCAGCGACATGGCCGGCGTCGTCGACGCCGTCGGCAAGGACGCCGACGAGTCGTGGGTCGGCGAGTCGGTCGTCGTCTACCCTGGCGTCACCTGCGGGGAGTGTGAGTACTGTCTGAACGGTGAGCACACGATGTGCCACGCGTACGAGATCATCGGCGAGGACCGGCCGGGCGGGCTCGCGGAGTACGCCGTCGTTCCCGAGTGGTGTCTCGAACCCAAGCCGGACTCACTCGACTTCGTCACCGCCGCGGCGATGCCGGTGACGTTCACGACCGCCTGGCGGATGGTCGTCACCGCCGGGGAGCTCCGGCCGGCGGAGACGGCGCTGATCCTCGGCGCCAGCGGCGGGGTGGGGAACGCCGCGCTCCAGATTGCCGAGCGCCTCGGCGCGACGACGTACGCCGCCACGTCGACCGACGAGAAGGCTGCGGTCGTCGGCGAACTCGCCGACGAGGTGATCGACTACACCGACGTCGCCTTCGAGGAGGCCGTGATGGAGCTGACCGACGCCCGGGGCGTCGACCTCGTCGCCGACCACGTCGGGCAGGCGACGTGGCAGCAGTCGATCGACAGCCTCGCGATGGGCGGACGGATGGTGATCTGTGGCGCGACTTCGGGGCCGGACCCCGACATCGACATCCGTTCGGTGTACCAACACCACCGCCAGATCCGGGGCGCGCCGATGGGGAACCGTCAGGATTTCCGGGACGTGCTCCCGCTGGTCGCCGACGGCGAGCTCGAACCCCGGATCGACCGTGTACTCCCCCTCGATGGCGTCGCGGAGGGCCACGCCGCCATCGAGGAACGCGACGTGATCGGGAAGGTAGTAATCCGCCCCTGA
- a CDS encoding M28 family metallopeptidase, translating to MIEPVDRETEAQRRDRVDPEALERHVDAFDGTERISGTDDEWEAAEYVVETLREYGCEAELHEFEGYISLPEDARVDVTAPTRKTFDEAITASFGASTPPSGVSGKVVRLDDVTEETVADADLDGKIVFTTGLPTPEPIALLDDAGAAAVIYQSVNPEQLHEMIVTPVWGTPGLDDDAELPSLPVAQIGDDAGDWLLARCEAGPVEATVTTEVTTELTTLPCPVGRVDGTESDRYLVVGNHVDSWYEGITDNATAMAATLELARIAADDPPARGLVFGFWPAHSTGRYAGSAWWADREWLDLRENGVAYYHLDLNGLRGADGLWHQEMAELGDEHLDVLETAGDLPLLEGGEAGFLGDDRPARNSDQSFWGAGLSSLLSGARMEPGGEGGPVGGGWWWHTPEDTRDKVDVGVLAEETRIAITLASRLCASPSLPHDYRATAADIREQLAEIEAETGRSFDGVHEDLDALEAALEAAYERIERLDAVGSDAAAAAEDLQVTLGNELIPALYTSVRDYDQEPALPHEPLPELRRAAGVDGTRRRERFAETTLTREVTRLRHRIRNATEAAEAFVAGA from the coding sequence ATGATCGAACCGGTCGATAGAGAGACCGAAGCGCAGCGACGAGACCGTGTCGACCCCGAGGCGCTCGAACGGCACGTCGACGCGTTCGACGGCACCGAGCGCATCTCCGGCACCGACGACGAGTGGGAGGCCGCGGAGTACGTCGTCGAGACGCTCCGGGAGTACGGTTGCGAGGCCGAACTCCACGAGTTCGAGGGGTACATCAGTCTCCCCGAGGACGCTCGGGTCGACGTGACCGCGCCCACCCGGAAGACCTTCGACGAGGCGATCACGGCCTCCTTCGGCGCGAGCACGCCCCCCAGCGGCGTCTCGGGGAAGGTGGTCCGGCTCGACGACGTGACCGAGGAGACCGTCGCCGACGCTGATCTGGACGGGAAGATCGTGTTCACGACCGGGCTGCCCACCCCCGAACCGATCGCGCTGCTCGACGACGCCGGCGCGGCGGCGGTGATCTACCAGTCCGTCAACCCCGAGCAGCTCCACGAGATGATCGTCACGCCGGTCTGGGGGACGCCCGGGCTCGACGACGACGCCGAGCTTCCGTCGCTGCCGGTGGCCCAGATCGGGGACGACGCCGGCGACTGGCTACTGGCGCGCTGTGAGGCCGGCCCCGTCGAGGCGACGGTGACGACCGAGGTCACAACCGAGCTCACGACGCTGCCCTGCCCCGTCGGCCGGGTCGACGGCACCGAGAGCGACCGCTATCTGGTCGTCGGTAACCACGTCGACTCGTGGTACGAGGGGATCACCGACAACGCGACGGCGATGGCGGCGACGCTCGAACTCGCCCGAATCGCCGCTGACGACCCCCCGGCCCGCGGGCTGGTGTTCGGCTTCTGGCCCGCCCACTCGACGGGGCGCTACGCCGGCAGCGCCTGGTGGGCCGACCGAGAGTGGCTCGACCTTCGGGAGAACGGCGTTGCTTACTACCACCTCGACCTGAACGGGCTGCGGGGCGCTGACGGGCTCTGGCACCAGGAGATGGCCGAACTCGGCGACGAGCACCTCGACGTGCTGGAGACGGCCGGCGACCTGCCGCTGCTCGAGGGCGGGGAGGCGGGGTTCCTCGGCGACGATCGGCCGGCACGCAACTCGGATCAGTCGTTCTGGGGCGCCGGGCTCTCCTCGCTGCTCTCTGGAGCCCGGATGGAGCCCGGCGGCGAGGGTGGCCCGGTCGGCGGCGGCTGGTGGTGGCACACGCCCGAGGACACCCGGGATAAGGTCGACGTCGGCGTGCTGGCCGAGGAGACCCGGATCGCGATCACGCTGGCCAGCCGACTCTGTGCGTCACCGTCGCTCCCCCACGACTACCGGGCGACGGCCGCGGACATCCGCGAGCAGCTCGCCGAAATCGAGGCCGAGACGGGCCGATCGTTCGACGGCGTCCACGAGGACCTCGACGCGCTGGAGGCAGCGCTGGAAGCGGCGTACGAGCGGATCGAACGGCTCGACGCCGTCGGCTCCGACGCCGCGGCGGCGGCCGAGGACCTGCAGGTCACGTTGGGGAACGAGTTGATCCCCGCACTGTACACGAGCGTCCGCGACTACGATCAGGAGCCGGCGCTCCCCCACGAGCCGCTGCCGGAGCTTCGCCGCGCCGCCGGCGTCGACGGTACGCGCCGCAGGGAACGCTTCGCGGAGACCACCCTGACCCGGGAGGTCACTCGGCTGCGCCACCGGATCCGGAACGCGACCGAGGCCGCCGAAGCGTTCGTCGCGGGGGCCTGA